In Candidatus Desulfofervidus auxilii, one genomic interval encodes:
- a CDS encoding mannose-1-phosphate guanylyltransferase/mannose-6-phosphate isomerase — protein MKVIVLAGGSGTRLWPLSREFYPKQFLKINSNESLLQRTVLNFLTLVPPQDLIIVTNKNYVFHVKSDLKEKKIDLSHIILEPVSKNTAPAIALAAKYCLEKLNCDPEEVILVSPSDHIIKPKEKFITYINQGRKIAQKGYVVTFGVKPAKPETGYGYIKLREKQDNFYTAEAFIEKPDFEKAKRMVKSGNYYWNAGIFAFCLDTVLAEFNRHAPSIYRLLENNFEDLIHHFKEMPNISIDYAVMEKSDKLAVVPMNISWSDIGCWDALYEILEKDKHGNAKIGDILDIDTKNSLILGNKRLTATIGLEDALIIETDDAILIARRGETQKVRQIVKQLKKANRKEYAQHTTIYRPWGSFTILEEGDRYKIKKLIVYPGEKLSLQMHHHRSEHWIVVRGTAKVQIGDKEQYVCENESVYIPKTTLHRLENPGKINLELIEVQNGEYIGEDDIERFEDVYGRL, from the coding sequence ATGAAAGTAATTGTGCTTGCTGGAGGCAGTGGGACGCGTTTGTGGCCGCTCTCTCGTGAGTTTTATCCCAAACAGTTTCTTAAAATTAATTCCAATGAGTCATTACTTCAACGGACTGTGCTCAATTTTTTAACGCTTGTTCCACCGCAGGATTTAATCATCGTTACCAACAAAAATTATGTATTTCATGTAAAATCAGACTTAAAAGAAAAAAAAATAGATTTATCCCACATCATCCTTGAGCCAGTAAGTAAAAATACTGCCCCTGCTATTGCCCTTGCCGCAAAATACTGTTTAGAAAAACTAAACTGTGACCCAGAAGAAGTTATTCTCGTTTCTCCTTCTGACCATATTATTAAACCTAAGGAAAAATTTATCACTTATATAAATCAGGGGAGAAAAATAGCTCAAAAAGGATATGTAGTGACTTTTGGGGTTAAGCCTGCCAAACCAGAAACAGGATATGGTTATATTAAATTAAGAGAGAAACAGGACAATTTTTACACCGCAGAGGCATTTATTGAAAAGCCTGATTTTGAAAAGGCAAAAAGGATGGTTAAGTCTGGTAATTATTACTGGAATGCAGGCATCTTTGCTTTTTGCTTAGACACGGTTTTAGCTGAGTTTAATCGCCACGCACCTAGCATTTATCGGCTTCTAGAAAATAATTTTGAAGACTTAATTCATCACTTTAAAGAAATGCCTAATATATCTATTGATTATGCTGTAATGGAAAAGTCTGACAAGCTAGCTGTTGTTCCCATGAATATTTCATGGAGTGATATAGGTTGTTGGGATGCACTTTATGAAATTTTAGAAAAAGACAAACATGGGAATGCCAAGATTGGGGATATATTAGATATTGACACTAAAAACTCTCTTATTCTAGGGAATAAAAGATTAACAGCTACCATTGGCCTGGAAGATGCTTTAATTATTGAAACAGATGATGCTATCCTAATTGCCAGAAGAGGAGAAACCCAGAAAGTTAGGCAAATTGTCAAACAGCTTAAAAAGGCTAACCGTAAAGAATATGCCCAACATACCACTATTTATCGTCCTTGGGGAAGTTTTACTATATTAGAGGAAGGGGATAGATATAAAATAAAAAAACTTATTGTTTACCCAGGTGAAAAGTTAAGCTTACAAATGCATCATCACCGCAGTGAGCATTGGATAGTAGTTAGAGGCACTGCCAAAGTGCAAATCGGAGACAAGGAACAATATGTATGTGAAAATGAAAGTGTGTATATTCCTAAAACAACCCTCCATAGATTAGAAAATCCTGGAAAGATCAACCTTGAATTAATAGAAGTCCAAAATGGTGAATACATAGGTGAAGACGATATTGAGCGTTTTGAAGATGTCTATGGACGTTTGTGA
- a CDS encoding 50S ribosomal protein L11 methyltransferase, giving the protein MHKNWYRGKWRVSKEVAPIVVEMLNSLTKRGLEIKSEGEIYEFFSYHPVEHWEGEKNIIEHQIILFAALFPDAVINCEWEKIPDKNWQKTWYRYFKPQRITSRLVILPPWEKYQAKPNEITIRIKPGMAFGTGTHETTQLCLKKMLALYPKEKPQSLLDVGTGTGILAILGAKMGIKDIMAIDTDPVAIEAAKENVKLNNIRNIQILLRSLEKIEKSFDWVVANLETSLILSRANCLKSCTKKTLILSGILKGEVEVIKSVLDLPCREINSLKEWVCMLF; this is encoded by the coding sequence ATGCATAAAAATTGGTATAGAGGCAAATGGAGAGTAAGTAAAGAAGTAGCCCCCATAGTTGTGGAAATGCTCAATTCTTTAACCAAAAGGGGTTTAGAAATTAAGAGTGAAGGTGAGATTTACGAGTTTTTCAGCTATCATCCTGTTGAGCATTGGGAAGGAGAAAAAAACATTATAGAACACCAAATTATTCTCTTTGCAGCGTTATTCCCCGATGCAGTTATTAATTGTGAGTGGGAGAAAATTCCTGATAAAAATTGGCAGAAAACTTGGTATAGGTATTTTAAACCCCAGCGGATAACTTCCAGGCTTGTCATCTTGCCTCCTTGGGAAAAATATCAGGCCAAACCAAATGAAATTACCATTAGGATAAAACCAGGGATGGCCTTTGGCACAGGCACTCATGAAACCACCCAGTTGTGTTTAAAGAAAATGCTTGCCCTTTATCCTAAAGAAAAACCACAAAGTCTATTAGATGTAGGCACAGGAACAGGAATTCTGGCCATTCTAGGGGCAAAAATGGGGATCAAAGATATTATGGCTATAGATACTGACCCAGTAGCCATAGAAGCAGCTAAAGAGAATGTAAAACTTAATAATATCAGAAATATCCAAATTTTATTAAGGAGTTTAGAAAAAATCGAAAAATCCTTTGATTGGGTAGTGGCCAATCTGGAAACCAGTTTAATCTTATCTCGGGCAAACTGTTTAAAATCTTGTACAAAAAAGACCTTGATTTTATCAGGTATTTTGAAAGGTGAAGTAGAAGTCATTAAATCTGTTTTAGACTTACCTTGTCGAGAAATAAATAGCTTGAAAGAATGGGTATGCATGCTATTTTAA
- a CDS encoding RsmE family RNA methyltransferase: MHAILRRFYLPKEKIDREAVITGDELHYLRDVLRLKIGDKIEITNGVGHLYHGFLSSIGKTRALVRIEKRIFTSPPKVKIYLCPAFLKTKAMDLIIQKATELGTWGLYVCLTDYTVPILKNKEKKIMRWKKIAISALKQSGNNYLPQIGIMSFKEAISKAKGLKLIAIGPREGKATPVISYLNSSSREIWICIGPEGGFTDEEIWWAKQNRFIPVSLSPYILRSETAAVAVLSIVHAYYNCH; encoded by the coding sequence ATGCATGCTATTTTAAGGCGTTTTTATCTGCCCAAAGAAAAAATAGATAGAGAAGCAGTAATAACAGGAGATGAATTACACTATTTGCGAGATGTCTTGCGTTTAAAAATAGGAGATAAAATTGAAATTACTAATGGAGTAGGACATCTTTATCATGGTTTTTTGTCATCTATAGGTAAAACCAGGGCCTTAGTTAGAATTGAAAAACGGATTTTTACTTCACCTCCTAAGGTAAAAATTTATCTTTGTCCTGCCTTTTTGAAGACAAAGGCCATGGATTTAATAATACAAAAGGCCACTGAGCTAGGAACTTGGGGATTATATGTGTGTTTAACAGACTACACAGTGCCTATTTTGAAAAACAAAGAAAAGAAAATCATGCGTTGGAAAAAGATTGCCATTTCTGCCTTAAAACAATCAGGGAATAACTACTTGCCCCAAATTGGAATTATGTCCTTCAAAGAAGCTATCTCTAAAGCAAAAGGGTTGAAATTAATTGCTATTGGCCCCAGAGAAGGGAAAGCAACGCCTGTTATCTCCTATCTTAATAGTTCTTCCAGAGAAATCTGGATATGTATAGGACCTGAAGGAGGATTTACAGATGAGGAAATTTGGTGGGCTAAACAAAACCGGTTTATTCCCGTATCTTTGTCCCCTTACATCTTACGGTCTGAAACAGCAGCAGTAGCGGTATTAAGTATAGTTCATGCATATTATAATTGCCATTAA